CTCGGACTTGAAGTCCGGATGATTGGAGGCATATTTTTGACTAATCTCGATAAAACCCCGAGAAGTGTGGAGGCGACTCACGCATGGGTTGAGGTTAAAATAAATGACAAATGGGTTGAACTGGATGCTTCGGGAAAACCTGTATCCCACTTGCTGCGTCGTTCGACTGAACTCTCTTGAGAGGTGGGATAGATTCGAGAGATTACTGGCTGAAAGGGAAAGTTTTCGCGGAGATACTGTAAAATAATTTCATTCTTGTACAACGTCGAAAAGAAAGATAATTATTAGCTATTGAAAGCAATTTCAAGTTATATGGCGGAGGAGTCCGTTTACAGGGCACTTAACATCGGGCTCGGATACTCTTCTCGAGAGTTCTATCCCGAGCTAAACATTGATATCATAGGGTATCTTTCCATAGCTCCAAGTCTGAAGAGTCCCTCGAGCATCGACAACAATTTATCCAACTTAGAGAGAATTTTGAGGGAAATTAGTGATACAGATTTTCTGAAAGCGAAGTTTAGGAGTGCAGGATATGAGTGGTGGTTCTATGATGGCTGTGATGATGAGTAAATTTTTGTCCCTCAGAAAATATACTCGCCCGAATCCTGAATTTATTTCTTATCTTCGAGAGAACTATGATAAAGTAGATCTGAAATCTATTTGGAGGATTATCAGCTCCGAATTCTCTTATGATTCGGATATTGCGCATTGTGACAAAATTTACTCTGCTTCTGAGTTAATGAAAGCCCGGAAAAGAGGAGGATGCTCTTCATATTCAATTCTCTCTTCATCTATTTTGAGATCTTTTGGCTATCCTACAGCGATTCTCGTTTGTTTATAGCTTGATACGATATTTTACAACGAGGAATTTGTCAACAAAATGGCTCATAAGCTTGGGGAGGAACACTTAGAAAAGATTAAGAGGAAATGTTTTATTGGCGGGCTATGTGCTATTAAGACGGTTCGATATTTAGTTTTTCCATAAAAATATATTTTATTTAATGGTATTGCCTCAAAATAATCTTTATACTTAGAAATATAGTATACAAAAGTCATAGCTTAGCTTATATGTAGTACTCTCTTACTATTCCAAAGCGCCTTTCGACTTCTCTATCAAACCAATAGCCACTCCCATAACGTATATACCTATTTGGATCCAGCCCATAATTTTCTTTTAATCTCCTACAAGTGGCATTCCATAATTGTTTTCTTGCATCCCAAACGTCCATATCATCTGATAAGAACTTCCATTTGTCTAAGACCTTATATAGGTTATACAGCTCAGTACCTCTATATGAATCAATATCTATCAAGATTTTTTAGGATCTCCATATTCTCTCGCAAGATCTCTTAGCCTTCTCATCCCATATCCAAGAGGGATTAGCGTATTCGCTATCCCGAAATATTTAGAAGATAAATCTACTAAGTTTAGCACCTCTAAATATAACTCTAACGAATTTTCGTCCTTAGCTTGTTTGTATATTTCGTAAGCCTTAGAAATTGCTCTCTGAGAATCTTTCATGATCTGGTAGAGCTTTTTATCTAATTTCTTAGGGTCTCTCACAAGATTCTTGGTCTCGTCGACAAGTTCTTTCAGACCTTTATGAACGAGAAAACCATATGTCCACTCTACGTAAAGATAGTGTTTATCTGGATGACCTTCAATTGCATTGAACTTAGAAAGAATATTATTCTTTATAGCTTTTGGAGTGTCTGGATGGAAATACAATATGTTTGCTCCTGAAATCTTCTCAAGCGCGAAGATTTTCTCGGGATAAGCTACAACGTATATCTTATCCGCCTTGGAGAGATTTTCCATTTTCCATCCTTCGAGATCTATTACCATGTCGTGAGCTTCTTCTAGTAGATAAGACTTAACAGGTCTCCCTGGATAATAAACTACTCCCTCATCTGCATCTACATAGATTTTCATTCCATCATATACAACACTTAAAATTCCGGTAGCTCCAACTACCGCTGGAATACCAAATTCTCTTGCAACTATAGCTGAATGAGATGTTATTGTTCCGACCTCATTTACTATTGCTCCGGCCTTTAACATATCTGGCATGTAATCGTTGTAAGTGGTTTTGGATACCAGCACTTCTCCGGGTTTTAATTTATCTAAATCATTTTTATCTCTGATTATTCTTGCAATTCCGATATATTTTCCTGTTCCGGTGGGAATTCCTACTATTTTAGACCAATCCTTCGGAACGTTAAATTTGATCTCTTTTCTTCTTTTTGGAGTTAGAGGTCTCGCCTGGAATATATAGATTATACCTTTCTTGATTCCAAACTCTACATCCACCGGATATCCAAAGAGCTTTTCTATCTCAAGCGTTTTTCGGGCGATCTCTGTTATGATTATATCGTCTAACGACTCCTCTCTAATGACTCTGTTAGATATTTTTAGGGAGTTTCTATCGACTCTATATATGTTTGTTTTTGCTTTCCCTGAGACAACATTCTCTCCCAATCCTTTTGCAATTTCAATAATCACTTCATTTTTATCAGAAAAGACATCTTTCGAAAAAGATACTCCCGCAAAATCTGTGTTTATAAATTCTTGAACTACTACTGCCATTTCTACTTCTCTCTTTATGTCCAAGAATCTCATATATGCCTTTACCCTTTCAGATTCAACAGATTCATATATTTTTTCTATAGCTATCCTTAGCTCTTCCAAGCTATTTATGGGAAATATTGAAACAAATTGTCCGGCGAAGCTATGGGATATGGAATCTTCTATCGTCGCAGAGCTTCTTGCAATAAGAGGAAATGTTATATTCAAGTACTTTATTGCATCTCCTACTTCCTCAATAACTTCATCTAGAGAATCTTTTCTTTTGAACTGTCTGTATGCGAGAGTGTTTATTATGAATCCTTTTGGAACATTAAATCCTTGAGAATATAACCTTTGAAGGGATGACCCTTTTCCACCCACTAATTCCAAGCGAGAATTTTCATGAAAGAAGTTTATATACCTAAACTTTTTAGAAGGGCTGGACATCCCAAATAATTGGATTTTATGTATATAAGCTTATTTAAGCCCTCTTTGATATCACCTTCTAAGTCTCGTAGCTTATCTTCAAACTCCTTCTTTAGAGAAGAGATTTCCTTCCTTATTTTCTTGACATCTCTTTCTTCCTCCTTTATCTCCTTATCAAGATACTTTGCATCCTTCTTAAGAGCTTTTACTTCATGATATGCTCTCCCAATGACTCTCTCTGCTTTTATAGATACTCTCCCTACTCCTATAGCTCCATAATACAACAGTGCAATCATATTTCCCACAAAGAATCCCCAGAATAGACTCTGAACGCTAAGGGACATGTTTGCCAGAATAGTAAAGTTTAAGATATTACTACTCCATAATAATAACATGGGGTTGGATTCCATAATCAGAAGAAGACTGAGTCTTCTTTATCCAAAATATGAGAAAAGTGATAAGTTTTGGAAAATTGAAAGAAGAGCTCAGGATTTTAATAGAGAGACAAGATATGATGTTCCAAAATTTGATGAGTATATGAGAAAGTATATTGATGAGATCGTTGATAGTACTGGAGTTTTAGACAGGTATACCCTTCCTTATGTTACAATCGCAGCCGCTGTTTATGAGTTGTATAAAAGAGATCCTCATTACTTCGATTTCGTTAAGCCCGGAAACGTTACTGAGGAGGCTTACAAGACCTTTGATTACCTATTGAACCAAGGAAAGGCTAAGGAAGTTTACCAGAGGTTGTCCGAGTTCTTGGAGAAGCCATTGAGCCAAGTCCCAGAGTTCCAGAGAATAGTCGAGTTCATCGACAAATATGGATTCAGACCTTATCGAGAGGATGTAAATGGGAATGATTCTAAGGTTAAATTTACGCTTTCAATTATCAAGGATAATGACATTATTTCAGCTGGGATTGGAGTATATTCCAGTGGAGATAAGTATAAGTTTGAAGAACTTAATACTAAAGTTGAAAAAGAGCTTCTTCCAGCCTTTGCGAGAGTAATAGCAAAAAAGACAGAAGAATATTTGAATAGGCTTGGCTACCAAGAAGATTAATTTTTATCTTCGAGCCACGTTTCTCTCCACGGCTTGACTCATTGAATAAAGTTCTCTAAGTCTCTGGTTGATGACTAACATCGCCTTCCTAAAGCGATAACCTTCTCTAATGGATAGATCTCTTAGAGTCTTCAGAATCTTGTGAGCAACGTCTCTTAGATGGTTAATCTCGCTAAGTTCTCCTTTTATGTTGACATTTTTAATCTTCTTTAGCAAGTCTCTAATCCCTTCCTCGATGCTCTTGAAGCTCTCGGAGATTCCCTCTAAGCTCTTGATGGAATTCTTGAGAGGATCGATCTTCGAGATTATCTTATTGCTAATTCCCTCGTTCTTCAAATCTTTCTCGAGCCTTGAAATGTCCCTTCTTACGTCTTCAAGATCCTCTTCTTGCCTTCTCAATATATCTCCAATTCTCACCAAGTGTCCTTCCCACTGCTCGAGCTTCTTCAATTCAACTTCAACGGAATTCAGGGCAGATAACAATCCCTGAAATTCTCCATCCATATCTCTCCAGAACTCTTCGACTTCTCTCTCCAAGTCACTTAAAGATTCCTCTATGATCTCCATTGCGTTGTTCACTCCCTTTCCAAAGGCTTCAACTACTTTGTGCGGATAAACTTCATTCGCCATCTCTACAGCTTTAACATCCTTGAAAGCTATCAACTGCTTCCTTATCTTCTCAAGATGCTTCTTAACGGCATTGGATAATCTAACAGAGTACTTGTTCTTCTTCCTCATCTCTTCGAGATATTTTTCTAACCTCTCTATCTTACTCTCGTCGAACTTCAACCCATTCACCATTCGGGACATCGTGTGTATCTGATGGAAAGCTTCTCCCGACTCTCTAACTATTTTTCTCAGCTCCTGAGAGATCTCTTTTAACTCGCCTCCACCTCTCCCA
This is a stretch of genomic DNA from Pyrococcus kukulkanii. It encodes these proteins:
- a CDS encoding transglutaminase domain-containing protein gives rise to the protein MFAKYLKDLGLEVRMIGGIFLTNLDKTPRSVEATHAWVEVKINDKWVELDASGKPVSHLLRRSTELS
- a CDS encoding PEP/pyruvate-binding domain-containing protein, whose protein sequence is MGGKGSSLQRLYSQGFNVPKGFIINTLAYRQFKRKDSLDEVIEEVGDAIKYLNITFPLIARSSATIEDSISHSFAGQFVSIFPINSLEELRIAIEKIYESVESERVKAYMRFLDIKREVEMAVVVQEFINTDFAGVSFSKDVFSDKNEVIIEIAKGLGENVVSGKAKTNIYRVDRNSLKISNRVIREESLDDIIITEIARKTLEIEKLFGYPVDVEFGIKKGIIYIFQARPLTPKRRKEIKFNVPKDWSKIVGIPTGTGKYIGIARIIRDKNDLDKLKPGEVLVSKTTYNDYMPDMLKAGAIVNEVGTITSHSAIVAREFGIPAVVGATGILSVVYDGMKIYVDADEGVVYYPGRPVKSYLLEEAHDMVIDLEGWKMENLSKADKIYVVAYPEKIFALEKISGANILYFHPDTPKAIKNNILSKFNAIEGHPDKHYLYVEWTYGFLVHKGLKELVDETKNLVRDPKKLDKKLYQIMKDSQRAISKAYEIYKQAKDENSLELYLEVLNLVDLSSKYFGIANTLIPLGYGMRRLRDLAREYGDPKKS
- a CDS encoding transglutaminase domain-containing protein, with amino-acid sequence MSKFLSLRKYTRPNPEFISYLRENYDKVDLKSIWRIISSEFSYDSDIAHCDKIYSASELMKARKRGGCSSYSILSSSILRSFGYPTAILVCL